In the genome of Mesorhizobium sp. 113-3-3, one region contains:
- a CDS encoding helix-turn-helix domain-containing protein has translation MKLRGVFGLNVQRLRRERKLSQEQLSFVSGRTRAYISSVEAGRRNATLDTVEILAKALNVEPQELVSASPENRRASRVTKPAASKSTD, from the coding sequence ATGAAACTTCGCGGCGTTTTTGGTCTGAACGTGCAGCGGCTTCGGAGAGAGAGGAAACTCTCTCAGGAGCAGTTGTCGTTCGTTTCGGGTCGCACGCGCGCCTATATCAGCAGCGTCGAAGCCGGGAGGCGCAACGCCACGCTGGATACAGTCGAAATTTTGGCCAAGGCATTGAATGTCGAACCGCAAGAGTTGGTTTCAGCAAGCCCGGAAAATAGGCGAGCTAGCCGGGTGACGAAACCGGCCGCTTCCAAGTCGACCGATTGA
- the ehuD gene encoding ectoine/hydroxyectoine ABC transporter permease subunit EhuD, whose product MGFNLDFALSTVPTIIGAIGTTLLATVLSCLGASVLGFTFEMIRRGGGATGLAVRFLIDFIRSTPVLAWLYFLYFVLPFYGIRLGAMTVGIVGLSLYYSGYLAEVFKAGIDAIPKGQQEAARALSLTRRDTVVFVIAPQMLRNVAAPLGNYLVSILKATPYLAILAVPEMLGRAFDIASETYRYAEPLTVAGILFLALALLISYGVKRVEQRLLAAGRH is encoded by the coding sequence GTGGGATTTAACCTCGATTTCGCCCTATCGACCGTCCCAACGATCATCGGAGCGATCGGAACGACCCTGCTCGCAACCGTCTTGAGTTGCCTCGGCGCCTCAGTGCTTGGTTTCACTTTCGAAATGATCCGCCGCGGGGGCGGTGCGACTGGCCTCGCCGTCCGCTTCCTGATCGACTTCATCCGCTCGACGCCGGTTCTGGCCTGGCTCTATTTCCTGTATTTCGTCCTGCCCTTCTACGGGATCCGGCTTGGCGCCATGACGGTCGGCATAGTGGGGCTGAGCCTGTATTACAGCGGCTATCTGGCGGAGGTGTTCAAAGCGGGCATCGACGCGATCCCGAAAGGCCAGCAGGAAGCAGCCAGAGCGTTGTCGCTCACACGCCGCGACACGGTCGTTTTCGTCATCGCGCCGCAGATGTTGCGCAACGTCGCCGCACCGTTGGGCAACTATCTTGTGTCGATCCTCAAGGCGACGCCCTATCTGGCAATCCTGGCCGTGCCCGAAATGCTCGGACGCGCCTTCGATATTGCTTCTGAAACCTATCGATACGCAGAGCCGCTGACCGTTGCCGGCATACTGTTTCTCGCTCTGGCCTTGCTCATCTCTTATGGCGTGAAGCGCGTCGAGCAGCGCCTGCTCGCAGCTGGACGCCACTGA
- a CDS encoding amino acid ABC transporter ATP-binding protein, with translation MLAQAPHPVEAAQSIPHVRIDGLNKWFGALHVLKNIDLSVRPGARIVVCGPSGSGKSTLIRCINGLEPFQNGTIEFEAATLRKDGRDTTKARRQTGMVFQSFNLFPHLTVLANCTLALRRVLLKPAREAEEIAMQHLTAVRIPEKAQAYPAQLSGGQQQRVAIARALCLNPRIMLFDEPTSALDPEMIKEVLDVMIALASSGMTMVCVTHEMGFAREVADEIVFMDEGRIVEHASSKDFFSRAAHPRARLFLDPILSH, from the coding sequence ATGCTCGCTCAGGCCCCACATCCAGTCGAGGCCGCTCAGTCCATCCCTCATGTCCGGATCGACGGTCTCAACAAGTGGTTCGGCGCCCTGCACGTTTTGAAAAACATCGATCTATCCGTACGGCCGGGCGCACGCATCGTGGTTTGCGGACCGTCCGGCTCCGGCAAGTCGACCTTGATCCGCTGCATCAACGGTCTCGAGCCTTTCCAGAATGGAACGATCGAGTTCGAAGCGGCAACGCTGAGAAAAGATGGCCGCGATACCACGAAGGCGCGCCGGCAGACAGGCATGGTGTTTCAGAGCTTCAACCTGTTCCCGCACCTCACCGTGCTCGCCAACTGCACGCTGGCGCTGCGCCGGGTTCTCCTAAAACCAGCACGGGAGGCCGAAGAGATCGCCATGCAGCATCTAACAGCAGTGCGTATTCCAGAAAAGGCGCAGGCCTACCCGGCCCAGCTCTCGGGCGGCCAACAACAAAGGGTGGCGATCGCGCGCGCGCTTTGCCTCAATCCCCGCATCATGCTGTTCGACGAACCCACCTCGGCGCTCGACCCGGAAATGATCAAGGAAGTCCTCGACGTCATGATCGCGCTCGCGAGCAGCGGCATGACCATGGTCTGCGTGACCCATGAAATGGGTTTCGCACGCGAAGTCGCGGATGAGATCGTTTTCATGGACGAAGGGCGCATTGTCGAGCATGCCTCGTCCAAAGACTTTTTCTCTCGGGCCGCTCACCCGCGTGCCCGGCTGTTCCTGGATCCCATCCTGAGCCATTGA
- a CDS encoding winged helix-turn-helix transcriptional regulator has product MKPLVLISSKDPDFFLVFGHILSVAGFEIRLISGDREIARAIETAAPLAVIMDCHPGDRAVVKQCTWLKSSAATEGTPVVSLVAPRSGKLHLDLIKAGVDEIFSRPFAPEQLLAWLHGKAGLAKLSRETDSGELVQGDFRLERQTHRTFFRQKEIVMPPIEFKLLRSLLGQPGKVFSREELVATAWPEHAAATDVRGVDVHIARLRKRLRASVGSDVIRTVRSAGYAFAPEW; this is encoded by the coding sequence ATGAAGCCGCTGGTCCTGATCTCCTCGAAGGACCCGGATTTTTTCCTGGTTTTCGGGCACATACTTTCGGTAGCGGGGTTCGAGATTCGCCTGATTTCGGGAGATCGGGAAATCGCACGCGCCATCGAGACGGCAGCCCCGCTTGCCGTGATCATGGACTGCCATCCAGGCGACCGTGCCGTGGTCAAACAGTGTACCTGGCTGAAGTCCAGCGCCGCAACCGAAGGGACGCCGGTCGTGAGCCTGGTTGCCCCGCGTTCGGGCAAGCTGCATCTCGATTTGATCAAGGCTGGAGTCGATGAGATATTTTCCCGGCCGTTCGCCCCCGAACAGCTTCTGGCCTGGCTGCATGGCAAAGCGGGCCTTGCGAAGTTATCGCGCGAAACGGACTCGGGTGAGTTGGTGCAGGGCGATTTCCGGCTGGAGCGGCAGACCCACCGGACATTCTTCAGGCAAAAAGAAATCGTCATGCCACCGATCGAGTTCAAGCTTTTGCGCAGCCTTTTGGGTCAGCCTGGCAAGGTCTTCAGCCGCGAGGAACTTGTCGCGACCGCGTGGCCTGAACATGCCGCCGCAACCGACGTCCGGGGCGTCGACGTCCATATCGCCAGGCTGCGCAAAAGGCTTAGGGCGTCCGTGGGAAGCGATGTGATCCGGACGGTCCGCTCGGCTGGCTACGCGTTCGCGCCGGAGTGGTAG
- a CDS encoding LuxR family transcriptional regulator — protein sequence MENKIVSDLFAAISKIDTARSADAILQAFRSAMERYGLRNFLITGLPVPHDTDWQREILADGWSPEWHRRYVAEEYFLHDPCVAQCRHSPQPFRWGELPAARLVARAKLVIDEAAEFGMKEGICVPIHVPLAGPGVVTMASDRMEVPPSAMPLIETLCVHTFRRLSALGTPGDGNEPTPLTARERELLEWSAQGKSTDDIACILGVTRNTVESHQRNIRGKLDAINVAHAIVKALRRQEIQI from the coding sequence ATGGAGAACAAAATCGTTTCTGACCTCTTTGCGGCGATCTCGAAGATCGACACCGCGCGGTCGGCCGATGCCATCCTTCAAGCTTTCCGCTCAGCCATGGAGCGCTACGGATTGCGCAATTTTCTGATCACCGGACTGCCTGTGCCGCACGATACGGACTGGCAGCGTGAGATTCTTGCTGATGGCTGGTCTCCTGAATGGCATCGTCGGTATGTCGCCGAGGAGTATTTTTTGCACGATCCTTGTGTCGCCCAGTGCCGGCACTCGCCACAGCCCTTCCGATGGGGCGAGCTGCCGGCCGCAAGGCTGGTTGCACGCGCGAAGCTGGTCATCGACGAGGCGGCCGAGTTCGGGATGAAAGAAGGTATCTGCGTCCCCATTCATGTCCCACTGGCCGGGCCGGGCGTCGTCACGATGGCGAGTGACCGGATGGAGGTTCCGCCAAGCGCCATGCCCCTTATCGAAACACTTTGCGTGCATACCTTTCGCCGCCTCTCAGCGCTGGGAACACCCGGCGATGGCAATGAGCCCACGCCCTTGACGGCGCGCGAGCGCGAACTCCTGGAGTGGAGCGCGCAAGGCAAATCCACCGATGACATCGCTTGTATCCTCGGTGTCACCAGGAACACGGTCGAAAGCCATCAGCGCAACATTCGAGGCAAGCTCGATGCAATCAACGTGGCGCATGCCATTGTCAAGGCGCTGCGACGGCAGGAAATCCAGATTTAG
- a CDS encoding amino acid ABC transporter permease, with product MNMLHIWLGILRGLGITAQVTAYGLVFAVPFALVFGVAQFLATGMTRFLVTAVIEFWRSSAVVVLLFFFYYVLPVMGVTLSALTVSALVLGLNTGGYASQAVRAGLQSLPAGQREAGMALGLSRPAILLLIELPQALVAMSPTFVNNLIQLVKATSLVSLVTLTDMTFRAKEIAQTDYDPVAIYSALLLAFFVVCYPIALAGRWLEARVNPGRGTPRGI from the coding sequence ATGAACATGCTCCACATCTGGCTGGGCATTCTGCGAGGGCTGGGTATCACCGCACAGGTCACGGCCTATGGCCTGGTCTTTGCAGTCCCCTTCGCGCTCGTCTTCGGCGTCGCGCAGTTTCTGGCCACCGGCATGACGCGCTTTCTGGTTACCGCCGTGATCGAATTCTGGCGCAGCTCAGCGGTCGTCGTCCTGCTCTTCTTCTTTTACTACGTGCTGCCGGTGATGGGGGTCACTCTGTCGGCGCTGACCGTCAGTGCATTGGTGCTCGGTCTCAACACCGGCGGCTATGCCAGCCAGGCGGTTCGCGCCGGGCTGCAGTCCCTGCCCGCCGGCCAACGCGAGGCGGGCATGGCGCTCGGCCTTTCGCGCCCGGCGATCCTGCTCCTGATCGAGCTGCCGCAGGCGCTGGTAGCGATGAGCCCGACCTTCGTCAACAACCTTATCCAGCTCGTCAAGGCGACGTCCCTCGTCTCGCTGGTCACGCTGACGGACATGACCTTCCGCGCCAAGGAAATCGCGCAGACCGACTACGACCCCGTCGCGATCTATTCGGCGCTGCTGCTGGCCTTCTTCGTCGTCTGTTATCCGATCGCACTTGCCGGCCGCTGGCTCGAGGCGCGGGTCAACCCCGGAAGAGGAACGCCGCGTGGGATTTAA
- a CDS encoding acyl-homoserine-lactone synthase, protein MVRMHLVTWDNRKHYRKVLERYFRIRYEIYVKQRRWRAVARPINIEIDAFDNEHTLYVLALDTNGKIVGGSRLVPTLQPHLMSEVFPGLAGGRPPRAAEIFEWTRFFVVPSLRTQGASSPVAGFVLCGLLEAAQSLGIRQISVVCEAFWPKRLRALGWRLTELGDVLEHPDGDIIALLIDVTPEAVEQTRRAYGISGVILADKI, encoded by the coding sequence ATGGTTCGTATGCATCTGGTCACTTGGGATAACAGGAAGCACTACAGGAAAGTTCTGGAGCGCTACTTTCGGATACGGTACGAGATCTACGTGAAGCAGAGACGCTGGCGCGCCGTCGCCCGGCCGATCAACATCGAGATCGATGCCTTCGATAACGAACATACGCTTTATGTCCTGGCGCTTGATACCAATGGCAAGATCGTAGGCGGCTCGCGCCTCGTGCCGACGCTGCAGCCGCATCTCATGAGCGAGGTCTTCCCGGGTCTCGCTGGCGGCAGGCCGCCGAGAGCGGCTGAGATTTTCGAATGGACGCGCTTCTTCGTCGTTCCATCGCTCCGCACGCAGGGTGCCTCATCTCCGGTCGCCGGCTTTGTTCTTTGCGGTCTGCTCGAGGCCGCACAAAGCCTGGGGATTCGACAGATCAGTGTGGTCTGCGAGGCGTTCTGGCCAAAACGGCTGCGTGCGCTTGGCTGGAGGCTGACCGAGCTCGGCGACGTTCTGGAACATCCCGACGGCGACATCATCGCGTTGCTGATCGATGTCACGCCCGAGGCCGTTGAACAGACGCGCCGCGCTTACGGCATCAGCGGCGTCATACTTGCCGACAAGATCTAG
- the trbB gene encoding P-type conjugative transfer ATPase TrbB: MAISQNDTEGLARSSRMLRTALGPAIARFLDDPAIVEIMLNPDGRIWVDRLSEGLADTGEMLAPAAGERIVRLVAHHVGAEVHSRSPRVSAELPQTGERFEGLLPPVVAAPAFAIRKPAVAVFTLDDYVAAGIMSAGQAAILRAAVAGRANILVAGGTSTGKTTLTNALLAEVAKGMDRVVIIEDTSELQCAAPNLVAMRTKDGVATLADLVRSSLRLRPDRIPIGEVRGAEALDLLKAWGTGHPGGIGTLHAGSGMGALRRLEQLIQEAVVAVPRALIADTIGLVAVLSGRGAARRLVELVRVEGLGPDGDYRIAEATPINPGETS, from the coding sequence ATGGCTATCTCGCAAAACGATACCGAGGGACTCGCGCGCAGCTCGCGCATGCTGCGCACCGCGCTCGGACCGGCCATCGCCCGGTTTCTCGACGATCCCGCGATCGTTGAAATCATGCTGAACCCGGATGGCCGTATCTGGGTGGACCGGCTTTCGGAAGGTTTGGCCGATACAGGGGAAATGCTGGCGCCTGCCGCTGGCGAGCGGATTGTGCGCCTGGTTGCCCATCATGTCGGCGCCGAGGTCCATTCCCGTTCCCCGCGCGTCTCGGCCGAATTGCCGCAAACCGGCGAGCGTTTCGAGGGCTTGTTGCCGCCCGTCGTCGCAGCACCCGCCTTCGCCATCCGCAAGCCCGCCGTCGCCGTGTTCACGCTCGATGACTACGTCGCGGCAGGCATAATGTCCGCCGGTCAGGCCGCGATCTTGCGCGCCGCGGTTGCCGGGCGCGCCAACATCCTTGTTGCCGGCGGCACATCGACTGGCAAGACCACCCTCACCAACGCGCTGCTCGCCGAAGTGGCGAAAGGGATGGATCGGGTCGTCATCATCGAGGACACAAGCGAACTGCAGTGCGCCGCGCCCAACCTTGTCGCAATGCGCACCAAGGATGGCGTCGCCACGCTCGCCGACCTGGTTCGCTCATCTTTGCGCCTGCGGCCCGACCGCATCCCCATTGGCGAGGTGCGCGGCGCCGAAGCCCTGGATCTGTTGAAGGCATGGGGCACCGGGCACCCTGGCGGCATCGGCACCCTTCATGCGGGCTCCGGCATGGGCGCGCTGCGCCGTCTTGAGCAGCTTATCCAGGAAGCCGTCGTCGCCGTCCCGCGTGCGCTGATCGCCGACACGATCGGCCTCGTCGCCGTCCTGTCCGGACGTGGCGCCGCACGACGGCTTGTCGAACTCGTCCGGGTCGAGGGTCTCGGCCCTGACGGCGATTATCGCATTGCAGAAGCCACACCGATCAATCCAGGAGAAACCTCATGA
- a CDS encoding GHMP family kinase ATP-binding protein produces MAEAGDLMSREALRSPVGTAVAIAHHGELIQGVFKDFGGRLHRGLVTLPIASLRSEARFARSDDDAVVVHPDHKVKASAAARLTLDFLNVTGGGELTLQSAIPVGHGYGSSTADVVASIRAVAAAVDVQLRPSSIGRLAVAAERASDAIAFDDHAVLFAQREGTVIENFGGSLPPLLLVGFKANGGVPVDTLQLPPARYDSAEIQEFGVLRALVARAVRLQDPYLLGRAASASAVISQRHLPKQGFTEIAEIARRSGACGVQVAHSGSLFGLIFDLFASNLKRRAALVVQQIRRAGFKDVEVHLVNAEGWSW; encoded by the coding sequence ATGGCTGAGGCCGGCGATCTCATGAGCCGTGAAGCGTTGCGGTCGCCGGTTGGGACCGCGGTGGCGATTGCGCATCACGGCGAACTCATCCAGGGCGTATTCAAGGATTTTGGCGGGCGCCTTCATCGCGGGCTCGTCACGCTGCCGATTGCGAGCTTGAGATCGGAGGCGCGCTTTGCCAGGAGCGACGACGATGCGGTCGTTGTCCACCCCGATCACAAGGTCAAGGCGTCGGCCGCCGCGCGGCTCACGCTCGATTTCCTGAACGTCACCGGCGGCGGCGAGCTGACGCTTCAAAGCGCAATCCCCGTGGGGCACGGCTACGGCTCATCGACGGCTGACGTTGTCGCTTCCATTCGCGCTGTCGCCGCGGCCGTTGACGTCCAGTTGCGGCCGTCGAGCATCGGGCGTCTGGCCGTGGCTGCCGAGCGCGCCAGCGACGCGATCGCGTTCGATGATCACGCGGTGCTTTTCGCGCAACGCGAAGGCACGGTGATCGAGAATTTCGGAGGCTCGCTGCCGCCGCTGCTTCTGGTCGGCTTCAAGGCAAATGGCGGGGTTCCGGTCGATACATTGCAGCTGCCGCCCGCACGCTACGACAGTGCCGAGATCCAGGAATTCGGCGTGCTGCGGGCGCTGGTGGCGCGGGCGGTTCGCCTTCAAGATCCCTATCTTCTCGGACGCGCCGCCTCGGCCAGTGCGGTGATCAGTCAACGACACTTGCCAAAACAGGGCTTCACCGAGATCGCCGAGATTGCCAGGCGATCCGGGGCGTGCGGGGTGCAGGTCGCCCATAGCGGTTCGTTGTTCGGCCTGATCTTCGATCTTTTCGCATCGAATCTGAAGCGACGGGCGGCCCTGGTTGTGCAGCAGATAAGACGTGCCGGCTTCAAGGATGTCGAAGTCCATCTGGTCAATGCGGAGGGCTGGTCATGGTGA
- a CDS encoding threonine synthase, giving the protein MDTNRVLEFVCIRCSTPYPADVTIDSKGCARCQDTAPANLRPVYAAPQSHPLAGATTSGSLWRFAHMLPCTEAEAVSLGEGLTPLLAAPRIGAFLGVPDLAIKDEGRNPTWSHKDRFSTIAVSVARARGAKIVATASSGNAGASLAAYAARAGLKCVVTTFAGSAGAMLAQIRKYGATVLPLVSKMDRWSLLEQAAARYDWFIASPYHGPVVGSHPLGIEGYKTIAYEIVEQSDGTAPDWCVLPVCYGDALSGVWAGFCELFAQGSIGRLPRLVAAEVHGSLADALASGADALSERKMLFDSLAVSIGTPRSTFQALKALRESGGHAVPVNNHGLIAMQERLARDEGIFAELASVTPLMAISTLKDQGVIAATDRVVAVVTASGLKDLDRSAGSNEHDQIFQTTDDAWRWLDKNGLDLAS; this is encoded by the coding sequence ATGGACACAAATCGGGTCCTGGAGTTCGTCTGCATCCGATGCAGCACTCCCTACCCTGCGGATGTCACCATCGACTCCAAAGGGTGCGCGCGCTGCCAGGACACCGCGCCAGCAAACCTTCGGCCGGTCTATGCGGCCCCGCAGTCTCACCCCTTGGCCGGCGCCACCACCTCGGGCTCGCTCTGGCGTTTCGCGCATATGCTGCCTTGCACAGAAGCGGAGGCGGTGAGCCTCGGCGAGGGTCTGACGCCTTTGCTTGCCGCACCGCGCATCGGCGCGTTTCTCGGCGTGCCGGACCTTGCAATCAAGGACGAAGGCCGAAACCCGACCTGGTCGCACAAGGATCGCTTTTCGACGATCGCGGTCAGCGTGGCGCGCGCACGTGGCGCGAAGATCGTGGCGACCGCCTCATCGGGAAACGCTGGCGCTTCGCTGGCGGCCTACGCTGCCCGCGCCGGGCTGAAATGCGTCGTCACCACATTTGCGGGATCGGCCGGCGCGATGCTGGCGCAGATCCGGAAATATGGCGCGACGGTCCTGCCCTTGGTCAGCAAAATGGACCGATGGTCGCTGCTTGAACAGGCGGCTGCCCGCTACGACTGGTTCATCGCCTCGCCCTATCACGGTCCGGTCGTCGGCAGCCATCCACTCGGCATCGAGGGCTACAAGACGATTGCTTACGAGATCGTCGAGCAATCGGATGGCACGGCGCCAGACTGGTGCGTCCTGCCGGTCTGCTATGGCGATGCCTTGTCCGGCGTGTGGGCTGGCTTTTGCGAGCTGTTCGCGCAAGGGTCGATCGGGCGCCTGCCTCGTCTCGTCGCGGCGGAGGTGCATGGGTCGCTGGCGGACGCTCTGGCCAGCGGCGCCGATGCGTTGAGTGAACGCAAGATGCTGTTCGACAGCCTGGCCGTATCGATCGGCACGCCGCGCAGCACCTTTCAGGCGCTGAAGGCCCTGCGCGAATCCGGCGGGCACGCCGTCCCTGTGAACAATCACGGCCTGATCGCGATGCAGGAACGCCTTGCGCGGGACGAAGGGATCTTTGCCGAACTGGCGTCTGTCACGCCGCTAATGGCGATATCGACATTGAAGGACCAAGGTGTCATCGCAGCCACAGACCGTGTCGTGGCCGTCGTTACAGCCAGCGGTCTCAAGGACCTCGATCGGTCCGCCGGATCGAACGAACACGATCAGATCTTCCAGACGACGGACGATGCCTGGCGCTGGCTCGACAAAAACGGGCTGGATCTCGCTTCATAG
- a CDS encoding TetR/AcrR family transcriptional regulator, with protein MPKDKTPSRTGYHHGNLRQVLIDAAVQLIEKDGAENVSVREVAKRAGVSPGAPFRHFASKTALMTAVAEQAMSRFRSEITNAVKNVATEDSIERFAAVGMAYLRWALRNPTHFQIISARSLIDWDSSESLRRDNEAVRALMEGAMVEAQRRDMLRSNDIAETQIAARALVYGLARMCIDGHFAQWGVTGNTAERTAENVLAHFVTLVRNDRS; from the coding sequence ATGCCAAAGGACAAGACGCCTAGCCGCACTGGGTACCACCACGGCAATCTGCGGCAGGTGCTAATCGATGCTGCGGTTCAACTGATAGAGAAGGACGGGGCCGAGAATGTCAGCGTGCGCGAAGTCGCCAAGCGAGCGGGCGTTTCCCCCGGTGCACCCTTCCGTCATTTCGCAAGTAAGACCGCATTGATGACGGCTGTCGCGGAGCAGGCAATGAGCCGATTCCGCTCGGAGATTACGAACGCCGTCAAGAATGTCGCTACGGAAGACTCGATTGAACGCTTTGCCGCTGTTGGAATGGCCTATTTGCGCTGGGCACTTCGAAACCCCACCCATTTCCAAATCATCTCCGCTAGGAGTCTCATTGATTGGGATAGTTCGGAGTCGCTGCGTCGCGATAACGAAGCGGTGCGTGCTTTGATGGAAGGGGCGATGGTAGAAGCTCAGCGACGAGACATGCTCCGGTCAAACGACATAGCAGAGACGCAGATCGCCGCGAGGGCGCTGGTCTACGGGCTCGCACGCATGTGCATTGACGGACATTTTGCACAGTGGGGAGTGACGGGAAACACAGCGGAGCGAACTGCGGAGAATGTCTTAGCGCACTTCGTGACACTGGTTAGAAACGACCGGTCTTGA
- a CDS encoding PLP-dependent cysteine synthase family protein, giving the protein MVTLDVDYFRDLETPRLARLAPNLVAAAFPLMKLMPARFILDRAASNGELKAGSHIVETTSGTFGMAVALLAAARDYRLTLVTASTLIDAKYKARLERIGATVIALDDPRGDGNQPGRLERLQEILANEPDGFWTRQYDSPGNWLAYARLAELFIRAMGKVDCLVGCVGTGGSLCGTASFLRTVFPHLTVFAVDTHRSILFGQPVGKRMLRGLGNSVLPKNVRHELVDEIHWVGAYPAYRTAHRLLREHGLFMGPTSGAAALVAHWVATTLPDAQVAVIMPDEGHRHAETVYNDEWLSALPGWPCKEPSEPRTLTTIAPAAETQWTRFLWLRRSLDDVLKTREASDVPPAVGAAENL; this is encoded by the coding sequence ATGGTGACCCTCGACGTGGACTATTTCAGGGATCTTGAGACCCCGCGCCTTGCGCGCCTGGCGCCAAATCTAGTGGCCGCGGCTTTTCCGCTCATGAAGCTGATGCCGGCCCGCTTCATTCTGGATCGGGCAGCGTCGAATGGCGAACTGAAGGCAGGCTCCCACATTGTCGAGACGACATCGGGCACGTTCGGCATGGCGGTCGCGCTGCTGGCGGCGGCGCGTGACTATCGCCTTACACTCGTCACCGCTTCAACGTTGATCGATGCCAAATACAAAGCCCGCCTGGAGCGAATCGGCGCCACGGTCATCGCTCTTGACGATCCGCGCGGCGACGGCAACCAGCCTGGCCGGCTGGAGCGCCTCCAGGAAATCCTGGCCAACGAGCCGGACGGCTTCTGGACCCGCCAATACGACAGTCCGGGTAATTGGCTTGCCTATGCGCGGCTGGCCGAACTTTTCATCCGGGCAATGGGCAAGGTTGACTGCCTGGTCGGCTGCGTCGGTACGGGCGGCTCGCTATGCGGCACTGCGTCCTTTTTGCGAACGGTCTTTCCGCATTTGACGGTGTTTGCCGTCGATACCCATCGCAGCATCCTGTTCGGACAGCCCGTCGGCAAACGCATGCTTCGCGGCCTGGGCAACAGCGTTCTGCCGAAAAATGTCAGGCATGAGCTTGTCGACGAGATCCATTGGGTTGGCGCCTATCCGGCGTATAGGACCGCGCACCGCTTGCTGCGCGAGCACGGCCTCTTCATGGGGCCGACCAGCGGCGCCGCCGCGTTAGTGGCGCATTGGGTTGCAACGACCCTTCCGGATGCGCAAGTGGCGGTCATCATGCCTGACGAAGGCCATCGCCATGCCGAGACTGTCTACAATGATGAATGGCTCAGCGCTCTGCCTGGCTGGCCCTGCAAGGAACCGTCCGAGCCAAGGACGCTGACCACCATTGCACCGGCCGCGGAGACGCAATGGACACGCTTTCTCTGGCTGCGTCGCAGTCTCGACGATGTGCTCAAAACGCGCGAGGCAAGCGACGTGCCACCGGCTGTTGGCGCGGCGGAAAATCTATGA
- a CDS encoding TrbC/VirB2 family protein has translation MISLLARCHRHLAAGATALAVNLLVASSAHASGSSMPWEQPLEKILQSVEGPVSKIMAVIIIIVTGLTLAFGDSSGGFRRLIQIVFGLSIAFAASSFFLSFFSFGGGALI, from the coding sequence ATGATCAGCCTCCTTGCACGCTGCCACCGCCACCTGGCCGCGGGGGCCACCGCCCTTGCCGTCAATCTTCTGGTCGCGTCGAGCGCCCATGCGTCAGGCTCCTCGATGCCGTGGGAACAGCCGCTCGAAAAGATCCTTCAGTCGGTCGAGGGACCGGTCTCCAAGATCATGGCCGTCATCATCATCATCGTCACCGGCCTGACGCTGGCCTTCGGCGACAGTTCGGGCGGCTTCAGGCGGCTCATCCAGATCGTTTTTGGCCTTTCGATCGCCTTTGCGGCGTCGAGTTTCTTCCTGTCGTTCTTCTCGTTCGGAGGCGGAGCGTTGATCTGA
- a CDS encoding VirB3 family type IV secretion system protein, translating into MTAALEQLDAVPGWMVPVHRALTEQILLGGAPRGIAILNGTLAGAVGLGLRLWLVGLLIWAMGHLMAVWAARRDPLFFEVGRRHLRLPGHLSV; encoded by the coding sequence ATGACAGCCGCTCTTGAACAACTCGACGCGGTGCCGGGGTGGATGGTGCCCGTCCACCGGGCGCTGACCGAGCAGATCCTGCTTGGGGGCGCCCCGCGCGGGATCGCGATCCTCAATGGCACGCTGGCAGGCGCCGTCGGTCTTGGGCTGCGGCTCTGGCTGGTCGGCCTCCTCATCTGGGCAATGGGACATCTCATGGCCGTATGGGCCGCCAGGCGCGATCCGCTGTTTTTCGAGGTTGGGCGCCGGCACCTGCGGCTCCCTGGGCATCTGTCGGTTTGA